From Schistocerca americana isolate TAMUIC-IGC-003095 chromosome 11, iqSchAmer2.1, whole genome shotgun sequence, the proteins below share one genomic window:
- the LOC124553738 gene encoding uncharacterized protein LOC124553738 isoform X5 gives MCSSNSNVFSGDEVMQNYDLGRKDFVYMKEMDEIFENKTNIYPEILLDGANVVAEAATTNQPSDQAAPGPSGYSTKCLLSCTKLFSLLG, from the exons ATGTGCAGCAGCAACAGTAATGTTTTTTCTGGGGACGAGGTGATGCAAA ACTACGATCTAGGTCGGAAAGATTTCGTGTATATGAAGGAAATGGACGAAATCTTCGAAAATAAGACCAACATTTACCCGGAGATTTTGCTTGATGGCGCAA ACGTTGTGGCGGAGGCAGCGACCACCAACCAACCAAGCGACCAGGCTGCTCCAGGTCCATCGGGATACTCGACGAAG TGTCTTCTTTCCTGTACTAAATTATTTTCATTGCTGG GTTGA
- the LOC124553738 gene encoding uncharacterized protein LOC124553738 isoform X1: MCSSNSNVFSGDEVMQNYDLGRKDFVYMKEMDEIFENKTNIYPEILLDGANVVAEAATTNQPSDQAAPGPSGYSTKDSASTSTHPHKKLKLKSRTVRDFQEERINYLQERLEMERERQKKRDEREKERLQLKRESLELKREWMEVNRSLLNATLEHNMLLRKYFEARMSSLTKFHF, translated from the exons ATGTGCAGCAGCAACAGTAATGTTTTTTCTGGGGACGAGGTGATGCAAA ACTACGATCTAGGTCGGAAAGATTTCGTGTATATGAAGGAAATGGACGAAATCTTCGAAAATAAGACCAACATTTACCCGGAGATTTTGCTTGATGGCGCAA ACGTTGTGGCGGAGGCAGCGACCACCAACCAACCAAGCGACCAGGCTGCTCCAGGTCCATCGGGATACTCGACGAAG GACTCTGCAAGTACATCCACCCATCCTCACAAGAAGCTTAAACTGAAGAGTCGCACAGTAAGAGATTTCCAAGAAGAGAGGATCAATTATTTACAGGAGAGGCTTGAGATGGAGCGGGAAAGACAGAAAAAGAGAgacgagagggagaaagagaggctCCAGTTGAAACGGGAAAGCTTGGAACTGAAACGTGAATGGATGGAAGTTAATCGTTCTTTGCTGAATGCAACGTTGGAGCATAATATGCTCCTCAGGAAGTATTTTGAGGCTCGGATGAGTTctcttacaaaatttcatttttaa
- the LOC124553738 gene encoding uncharacterized protein LOC124553738 isoform X2: MCSSNSNVFSGDEVMQNYDLGRKDFVYMKEMDEIFENKTNIYPEILLDGANVVAEAATTNQPSDQAAPGPSGYSTKCLLSCTKLFSLLVLMSSTSCHANDRVLAHCFYRLKLRASDVASVESNGGVVIINCNFELCIW; the protein is encoded by the exons ATGTGCAGCAGCAACAGTAATGTTTTTTCTGGGGACGAGGTGATGCAAA ACTACGATCTAGGTCGGAAAGATTTCGTGTATATGAAGGAAATGGACGAAATCTTCGAAAATAAGACCAACATTTACCCGGAGATTTTGCTTGATGGCGCAA ACGTTGTGGCGGAGGCAGCGACCACCAACCAACCAAGCGACCAGGCTGCTCCAGGTCCATCGGGATACTCGACGAAG TGTCTTCTTTCCTGTACTAAATTATTTTCATTGCTGG TCCTTATGAGCTCAACATCTTGTCATGCAAATGATAGGGTGTTGGCTCATTGTTTTTACAGGTTGAAGCTGAGGGCATCAGATGTCGCGTCTGTGGAGAGCAACGGAGGAGTAGTGATTATAAACTGTAATTTTGAACTGTGCATTTGGTGA
- the LOC124553738 gene encoding uncharacterized protein LOC124553738 isoform X6 yields MCSSNSNVFSGDEVMQNYDLGRKDFVYMKEMDEIFENKTNIYPEILLDGANVVAEAATTNQPSDQAAPGPSGYSTKSL; encoded by the exons ATGTGCAGCAGCAACAGTAATGTTTTTTCTGGGGACGAGGTGATGCAAA ACTACGATCTAGGTCGGAAAGATTTCGTGTATATGAAGGAAATGGACGAAATCTTCGAAAATAAGACCAACATTTACCCGGAGATTTTGCTTGATGGCGCAA ACGTTGTGGCGGAGGCAGCGACCACCAACCAACCAAGCGACCAGGCTGCTCCAGGTCCATCGGGATACTCGACGAAG TCCTTATGA
- the LOC124553738 gene encoding uncharacterized protein LOC124553738 isoform X4, which translates to MCSSNSNVFSGDEVMQNYDLGRKDFVYMKEMDEIFENKTNIYPEILLDGANVVAEAATTNQPSDQAAPGPSGYSTKVEAEGIRCRVCGEQRRSSDYKL; encoded by the exons ATGTGCAGCAGCAACAGTAATGTTTTTTCTGGGGACGAGGTGATGCAAA ACTACGATCTAGGTCGGAAAGATTTCGTGTATATGAAGGAAATGGACGAAATCTTCGAAAATAAGACCAACATTTACCCGGAGATTTTGCTTGATGGCGCAA ACGTTGTGGCGGAGGCAGCGACCACCAACCAACCAAGCGACCAGGCTGCTCCAGGTCCATCGGGATACTCGACGAAG GTTGAAGCTGAGGGCATCAGATGTCGCGTCTGTGGAGAGCAACGGAGGAGTAGTGATTATAAACTGTAA
- the LOC124553738 gene encoding uncharacterized protein LOC124553738 isoform X3: protein MCSSNSNVFSGDEVMQNYDLGRKDFVYMKEMDEIFENKTNIYPEILLDGANVVAEAATTNQPSDQAAPGPSGYSTKCLLSCTKLFSLLGLCKYIHPSSQEA, encoded by the exons ATGTGCAGCAGCAACAGTAATGTTTTTTCTGGGGACGAGGTGATGCAAA ACTACGATCTAGGTCGGAAAGATTTCGTGTATATGAAGGAAATGGACGAAATCTTCGAAAATAAGACCAACATTTACCCGGAGATTTTGCTTGATGGCGCAA ACGTTGTGGCGGAGGCAGCGACCACCAACCAACCAAGCGACCAGGCTGCTCCAGGTCCATCGGGATACTCGACGAAG TGTCTTCTTTCCTGTACTAAATTATTTTCATTGCTGG GACTCTGCAAGTACATCCACCCATCCTCACAAGAAGCTTAA